The sequence GAGAAGTAGAAAGGAAGTCAGTTTCCAGTTTCATAAAGTAACCTATTCAAAGGATTATCCTCAAATTGATTTTTTTAGATCTCTTGGAAGGCTCCCGATCCCTGCTTTACAATCTTTTTGGTACAAAAATGAATTTGGAGAAGAAAGTATTTGCAGCGATGAAATTTTTAGAAATGAAGATCGATGGCGTAAAAAATATTGGGAAGATTTTTATGGTGGAATAACAACTAAGTTAAATGACTGGTCTTATGAAGATGAGTACAGGCTAATACTTAGCGAAGTTGCGACAGATTTTACTTTGGAAGAGCATCGAAAATATCAATATTCGTTGGACGATCTGGATGGAATTATTTTCGGAATTAATACCCCTATTGAAGATAAAATGCGCATCTTCAAAATTATTGAAGATAAATGTCGCAAAAATGGACGCGATCGCTTTAAATTTTATCAAGCTTTTTACTCGAGGGGGGAGAGTCAAATTTCAATTTTTGAAATGAACTTATTGAAATTCAAATAGAAGAGCGAGATAAAAATTAATTTGGCCTACTTTAAATATGCATGGCTCCAAAAATGGAGAGGTGAGGTTAGACGATCTAGAAGTTGGTCTGAGAGGGCTTTCCAGGTAAAGGCGTCATAAAATAGGAGGCCATGCTTTAGATGTAATAAATTGAAAAGCCTGTTAAAAACGGTTTTGTCAGGGGTTATGCAAATAAAAGTTTCAAATTGTTTATCTCTAGTCAAAGCGAGATTTTCCGGCTTGGTTTTCCAATTCAAATAGAGTCGCCCGGGGCCTGTCTCAAGCCGCTCTGGCCGAGCGCGCCGGGATATTCCGCCCCAATCTCATCGACCTGGAGTCCGGGAAAAGAGATTGCACGCTCAAGACGCTGGAGCGTTTGGCTCGGGCGCTGGATATTTCTCCTGGACGACTGCTCGACTCA comes from Deltaproteobacteria bacterium PRO3 and encodes:
- a CDS encoding helix-turn-helix transcriptional regulator; translated protein: MSQAALAERAGIFRPNLIDLESGKRDCTLKTLERLARALDISPGRLLDS